A region from the Bradyrhizobium erythrophlei genome encodes:
- a CDS encoding DUF1326 domain-containing protein: MATSDWRLEGEWIKNCNCAFGCPCDFNAPPTHGSCKGLVGMKITKGHFEGTKLDGLVFAATVDFPGALHEGNGKMQPIIDERATPEQRQALFNIMSGKNSAEGTLFQILSLIVTKIHDPVFAPFEFSFDKNGRVARLVAKDVLETEVEPIKNPVTGAPHRIQVVMPDGFEHRSAEVASANIHSTGAIKFDTKGTHSSLADVVQTPQGVAA, translated from the coding sequence ATGGCTACATCTGACTGGCGTCTCGAAGGGGAATGGATCAAGAACTGCAATTGCGCCTTTGGCTGTCCCTGCGATTTCAATGCCCCGCCGACTCACGGCTCGTGCAAAGGCCTCGTCGGTATGAAAATTACCAAGGGGCACTTCGAGGGTACCAAGCTCGATGGTCTCGTTTTCGCCGCAACCGTTGATTTCCCCGGGGCGCTGCACGAGGGCAATGGGAAGATGCAGCCGATCATCGACGAGCGCGCAACGCCGGAACAGCGCCAGGCACTTTTTAACATCATGTCGGGCAAGAATTCGGCCGAGGGTACGCTGTTCCAGATCCTCAGCCTGATCGTAACCAAGATCCATGATCCGGTGTTTGCGCCCTTCGAGTTCTCATTCGACAAGAACGGGCGCGTCGCGCGTCTTGTCGCCAAGGACGTGCTGGAGACTGAGGTCGAGCCCATCAAGAACCCGGTGACGGGCGCTCCGCATCGAATTCAGGTTGTAATGCCCGACGGCTTTGAGCACAGATCCGCCGAGGTTGCCTCTGCCAACATCCACTCGACCGGGGCAATCAAATTCGA
- a CDS encoding copper-translocating P-type ATPase, producing MHAHAGHGDHAAMVADFRRRFWLCLALTPPVLLLSPMIQHALGLGDALRFRGDGLVLFALSSFIYGYGGRPFLIGFSAEFRNREPGMMTLVAVAISVAFFYSAAVTFGLQGVSFYWELVTLIDVMLLGHWLEMRSVMGASRALEELVRLLPDTALKLDAQGNIQEVPVSSLQPGDRVLIRPGAKIPVDGVITEGESSFNEAMLTGESLPVSKKPGDVVIGGAINGAGAVTIEVKATGEKTYLSQVIEMVKQAQANRSRTQDLANRAAGWLTYIALIAGFGSLGFWLLAGQPYEFAVERMVTVMVIACPHALGLAVPLVVAVSTTLSARNGLLIRDRAAFERARNLTAAVFDKTGTLTEGRFGVSDIAVLADGDEAEELRFAASAESQSEHPIAKGIMAAAKERGIAVPLPGSVRNIAGEGIVAVVEGHEVRVVSPGYLTRLGRTISDPRLRALEAQGKSVVVLLRAGEPRALFALADIVRPESREAVAQLKKLGISPIMLTGDAKGVAKVVSAELGIDEYIAEVLPDQKAAKIKQLRDRGLRVAMIGDGVNDAPALVEADLGVAIGAGTDVAVESADVVLVRNDPRDVAAILGLSRATYAKIVQNLIWATAYNAVAIPMAAGITFGTGFLMTPAVGAGLMSASTVIVAINAQLLRFYRKKG from the coding sequence ATGCATGCACATGCCGGACATGGCGATCATGCCGCGATGGTGGCGGATTTTCGCCGCAGGTTTTGGCTGTGCCTGGCACTGACGCCGCCTGTCCTGCTCCTGTCGCCGATGATCCAGCACGCGCTGGGGCTGGGCGACGCGCTGAGGTTTCGGGGCGATGGTCTCGTGCTGTTCGCGCTCTCGTCGTTCATCTACGGTTACGGCGGCCGGCCGTTCCTGATCGGCTTCTCGGCGGAGTTCAGGAACCGCGAGCCGGGCATGATGACGCTCGTCGCGGTCGCGATTTCGGTCGCCTTTTTCTATTCGGCGGCGGTGACTTTCGGCCTTCAGGGCGTGTCCTTTTACTGGGAGCTGGTGACACTCATCGACGTCATGCTGCTCGGCCATTGGCTCGAGATGCGTTCGGTCATGGGAGCGTCGCGCGCCTTGGAAGAGCTGGTCCGGCTGCTGCCGGACACGGCCCTGAAGCTCGATGCGCAAGGCAATATACAGGAGGTTCCGGTCAGCTCCTTGCAGCCGGGTGACCGGGTGCTTATCCGGCCAGGCGCCAAGATTCCGGTCGACGGCGTAATCACGGAAGGGGAATCCTCCTTCAATGAGGCAATGCTGACCGGCGAGTCCCTTCCCGTCTCGAAGAAGCCCGGAGATGTCGTCATCGGCGGCGCCATAAACGGGGCCGGCGCCGTGACGATCGAAGTCAAGGCCACCGGCGAGAAGACCTACCTTTCACAGGTCATCGAGATGGTCAAGCAGGCTCAGGCGAACCGTTCGCGCACGCAGGACCTCGCCAACCGCGCGGCGGGCTGGCTGACCTACATCGCCCTGATCGCCGGCTTCGGTTCGTTGGGCTTTTGGCTGCTCGCCGGCCAACCCTACGAATTCGCCGTCGAGCGCATGGTGACCGTAATGGTCATCGCCTGTCCGCATGCGCTCGGGCTTGCCGTGCCGCTGGTCGTCGCCGTCTCAACCACGCTCAGCGCCAGAAACGGCCTGCTGATCCGCGACCGGGCCGCCTTCGAGAGGGCGCGCAATCTGACCGCGGCGGTGTTCGACAAAACCGGGACCTTGACGGAAGGCCGGTTCGGCGTGAGTGACATCGCTGTACTGGCGGATGGAGACGAGGCGGAGGAGTTGCGCTTCGCCGCATCAGCCGAAAGCCAGTCCGAACATCCAATCGCAAAAGGCATCATGGCTGCTGCAAAGGAACGGGGCATCGCTGTTCCTCTTCCCGGCAGCGTCCGCAATATCGCGGGCGAAGGGATCGTCGCCGTCGTGGAAGGCCATGAGGTCCGCGTCGTAAGCCCTGGATATCTCACAAGGCTGGGCCGTACCATAAGCGATCCGCGCCTGCGTGCGCTCGAGGCGCAAGGCAAGAGCGTTGTGGTCTTGCTCCGCGCCGGCGAACCGCGCGCGCTGTTCGCGCTGGCCGACATCGTGCGGCCGGAATCCAGGGAAGCGGTGGCTCAACTGAAGAAGCTTGGAATAAGTCCAATAATGCTGACCGGGGACGCCAAGGGAGTCGCAAAGGTTGTTTCCGCCGAACTCGGCATCGACGAATACATTGCGGAGGTACTGCCCGATCAGAAGGCCGCAAAGATCAAGCAGCTGCGTGACCGCGGCTTACGCGTCGCCATGATCGGCGATGGCGTCAACGATGCTCCCGCACTTGTCGAGGCCGATCTTGGAGTCGCGATCGGCGCCGGCACGGATGTGGCGGTGGAATCCGCCGATGTGGTGCTGGTCCGCAATGATCCGCGAGACGTGGCCGCGATCCTCGGCCTGTCCCGCGCAACTTACGCGAAGATAGTGCAAAACCTGATCTGGGCGACTGCTTACAACGCGGTTGCCATCCCCATGGCGGCCGGCATCACCTTCGGCACCGGCTTCCTGATGACGCCCGCCGTTGGGGCAGGCTTGATGTCGGCGAGCACGGTCATCGTGGCCATCAACGCGCAGTTGCTTCGGTTTTATCGGAAGAAAGGCTGA
- a CDS encoding c-type cytochrome: protein MTGPSLANLWGRKAGGLSSFERYSDALKSSGIIWDDRALDGWLTDPQRMVPDNDMPFEGIKDAGVRADLLAFLKEATKPGAPQQTTQQGGMKGMGGMMGGGGHDPNLKSLEPAKRVKAITYCHDTYRVTTADGKTRPFWERNLRFMTDSSQDGPEKGAPAIMPAGMMGDRAAVIFAAPEEITKMIEARC, encoded by the coding sequence ATGACGGGGCCCAGCCTCGCCAACCTTTGGGGGCGGAAGGCCGGCGGACTGTCGAGCTTCGAACGCTACTCCGATGCGCTCAAATCGTCGGGGATCATCTGGGACGACCGTGCGCTCGACGGATGGTTGACCGATCCGCAGCGCATGGTGCCGGACAACGATATGCCCTTCGAAGGCATCAAGGACGCCGGCGTTCGTGCGGACCTGCTGGCTTTCCTCAAAGAGGCTACCAAACCGGGAGCGCCGCAACAGACGACGCAGCAAGGCGGCATGAAGGGCATGGGAGGCATGATGGGTGGCGGCGGACACGATCCCAACCTGAAGAGTCTGGAGCCCGCCAAACGGGTCAAGGCGATCACCTATTGTCACGACACCTACCGCGTGACCACCGCCGACGGCAAGACACGGCCATTTTGGGAACGCAACCTGCGCTTCATGACGGATTCGAGCCAAGATGGGCCGGAAAAAGGGGCACCAGCGATCATGCCGGCCGGTATGATGGGCGATAGGGCCGCGGTGATTTTCGCAGCGCCGGAAGAAATCACCAAGATGATCGAAGCGCGATGTTGA
- a CDS encoding DUF1109 domain-containing protein produces the protein MALLSTNLEPADRRSFARTLCVELAIGSIAALGLSFAGLGVRPDLTTARAFIFLAVKLSFAVGIVGLASVYLTRLVRPGRERKTLPVPIVLPFVGIVLLAAISLGLAPGTHWNRMIAGDEWLECLLSIPIIAIVPFATAIWAVRRAAPTNLSRAGAFAGLIAGGVSAMAYALHCTDDSLAFVAVWYGGTIVLCTLAGAALGPRLLRW, from the coding sequence ATCGCCCTTCTCAGCACCAATCTGGAACCGGCCGACCGCAGGTCGTTCGCTCGCACGCTTTGTGTCGAGCTCGCCATAGGTTCGATAGCGGCACTGGGTCTTTCGTTCGCAGGACTAGGCGTTCGTCCGGATCTGACGACGGCCCGCGCGTTCATTTTTCTCGCGGTGAAGCTCTCTTTCGCTGTCGGCATCGTCGGTCTCGCATCGGTTTATCTGACAAGGCTGGTACGTCCCGGTCGGGAGCGAAAGACTTTACCCGTTCCGATCGTTTTGCCGTTTGTCGGCATCGTGCTGCTTGCTGCGATCAGCCTGGGGCTCGCACCCGGCACACATTGGAACAGGATGATCGCGGGAGACGAATGGCTGGAATGCCTGCTCTCGATTCCGATCATCGCGATCGTGCCCTTCGCTACCGCCATTTGGGCAGTGCGAAGAGCCGCGCCCACGAATCTCTCGCGCGCGGGAGCTTTCGCCGGTCTCATTGCAGGTGGCGTGAGCGCGATGGCCTACGCTCTTCATTGCACGGATGATTCATTGGCATTCGTCGCGGTCTGGTACGGCGGCACGATCGTGCTGTGCACGTTGGCAGGCGCGGCATTGGGACCGCGGCTGTTGCGTTGGTGA
- a CDS encoding sigma-70 family RNA polymerase sigma factor: MTTDEIELKALMLAGLDGDAKSHRALLERLSRRLRAYYKGKLAGIGRGAAEAEDLVQEAVLAIHLKRHTYDPTEPLTPWVHAIARYKLIDFLRRTRASFDDVPIEEADMVMARDDNVDAESTYDIKRLLQRLPEKMRCSIEAVKLDGRSIAEAADRCGISDPA; this comes from the coding sequence ATGACGACCGATGAAATCGAACTCAAGGCCTTGATGCTTGCCGGCCTTGACGGCGACGCTAAATCGCATCGTGCGTTGCTGGAACGTTTGAGTAGGCGTTTGCGCGCATATTACAAAGGTAAACTTGCCGGAATTGGGAGGGGCGCGGCGGAGGCCGAAGATCTGGTTCAGGAGGCGGTCCTTGCGATTCACTTGAAGCGGCATACCTATGACCCCACCGAGCCTCTGACTCCGTGGGTGCATGCCATTGCACGCTACAAATTGATCGATTTTCTGCGTCGGACGCGCGCCTCGTTCGATGACGTGCCGATCGAGGAAGCCGATATGGTGATGGCGCGTGATGACAATGTCGACGCCGAAAGTACATATGATATCAAACGGCTTCTGCAGCGCCTGCCGGAGAAAATGCGATGTTCCATCGAGGCCGTGAAACTGGATGGACGAAGCATCGCGGAAGCGGCGGACCGGTGCGGCATCTCTGATCCGGCGTAA
- a CDS encoding efflux RND transporter permease subunit — protein sequence MIARLIAWSARNLLLVFFGAGFAAAAGIYALSHLPLDAIPDLSDTQVIVYTEYPGQAPQVIEDQVTYPLTTAMLTVPRSKVVRGFSFFGVSFVYVIFEDGTDIYWARSRVLEFLNSAASRLPAGVAPTIGPDATGVGWVYQYAVMSRELNLSDTRTIQDWNLKFALAKAEGVAEVASVGGFVKQYNIILDPQRMRDLGISMQKMRDAIRASNADVGGRTVELSEFEYVIRGKGYLKGINDLGNIVLKTSNGTPVLLRDIARVELGPDERRGITELNGEGEVASGIVLQRFGVNALDVIEGVKKRFKEIASSLPGSVEIVAVYDRSNLINAAIETLKHTLLEESLVVALVCIVFLLHFRSALVAIVMLPVGILMAFGTMKLLGLGANIMSLGGIAIAIGAMIDAAIVMIENAHKHLERAKPGRQRIAVLIEAASEVGPALFFSLLIITVSFMPIFTLESQEGRLFSPLAFTKTFSMAAAALLSVTLVPALMVVCVRGRIVPEHRNPINRFLIWIYRPVIKGVMRAKVLVILASLAILAVTIWPARQLGTEFMPSLNEGTLLYMPTTLPGISVTKAAELLQTQDRIIRSFPEVASVYGKAGRASTATDPAPSEMFETIINLKPKAEWRPGVTTESLTAEMDRALQFPGVSNAWTMPIRARIDMLSTGIRTPVGVKVIGTDLVEIDKLAKQIEQVLKAVPGTSSAYAERALGGYYLDVTPDRAALARYGIMIGDVQDVIATALGGQTVTTTVEGRQRFSVNMRYPRDLRSDPQAIASDVLVPLPNGGAVPLGEVAKVAPSRGPTSIRTENGQLAVYIYVDIRDRDLGGYVADAQAAVRASIQFPAGAYVVWSGQYEYLERAAARLKIVVPVTLAIIFLLLYLNFRSFTDTMIVMLSLPFALVGGIWLMWWLGFNLSVAVAVGFIALAGVAAETGVVMLIYLNHALAQTQARCEAEGRALSRADLYDAIMEGAVERVRPKMMTVVAIMAGLLPIMWSTGTGSEIMQRIAVPMIGGMMSSTLLTLIVIPVIYGLVRGFGLLREPDVAVPAEQDSRTGDLGRSQAAE from the coding sequence ATGATCGCCCGCCTCATCGCCTGGTCGGCGCGCAATCTGCTTTTGGTATTCTTCGGTGCCGGCTTCGCGGCCGCCGCCGGGATCTACGCGCTGTCGCACCTGCCGCTCGACGCTATTCCCGATCTCAGCGATACCCAGGTGATCGTCTACACCGAATATCCGGGACAGGCGCCGCAGGTGATCGAGGATCAGGTCACCTATCCCCTGACCACGGCGATGCTCACGGTGCCGCGCTCAAAGGTGGTGCGGGGATTTTCCTTCTTCGGCGTGTCGTTCGTCTACGTCATCTTCGAGGACGGCACCGATATCTATTGGGCCCGCTCGCGGGTGCTGGAATTCCTCAACAGCGCGGCGTCGCGGCTGCCGGCGGGGGTGGCGCCGACGATCGGCCCGGACGCCACCGGTGTCGGCTGGGTCTATCAATACGCCGTGATGTCGAGGGAGTTGAACCTTTCGGACACGCGCACAATCCAGGACTGGAACCTGAAATTCGCGCTCGCGAAGGCGGAGGGCGTTGCGGAGGTGGCCAGCGTCGGTGGCTTCGTCAAGCAATACAATATCATCCTCGATCCGCAGCGGATGCGCGATCTCGGCATCAGCATGCAAAAAATGCGCGATGCGATCCGCGCCAGCAACGCCGATGTCGGCGGCCGCACCGTCGAGCTCTCCGAATTCGAATATGTCATCCGCGGCAAGGGCTATCTGAAAGGCATCAACGATCTCGGCAATATCGTGCTCAAGACCAGCAACGGGACGCCGGTGCTGCTGCGCGACATCGCGCGCGTCGAGCTGGGACCGGACGAGCGGCGCGGCATCACCGAACTGAACGGCGAGGGTGAAGTCGCCAGCGGCATCGTGCTGCAGCGCTTCGGCGTCAACGCGCTCGACGTGATCGAGGGCGTCAAGAAGCGTTTCAAGGAAATCGCCAGCAGCCTGCCCGGCTCGGTCGAGATTGTCGCGGTCTATGACCGCTCCAACTTGATCAACGCGGCGATCGAGACGCTCAAGCACACGCTGCTCGAGGAGAGTCTTGTCGTGGCGCTGGTCTGCATCGTGTTCCTGCTGCATTTCCGCAGCGCGCTGGTCGCGATCGTGATGCTGCCGGTCGGTATCCTCATGGCGTTCGGCACCATGAAGCTGCTGGGGCTAGGCGCCAATATCATGAGTCTCGGCGGCATCGCGATTGCCATCGGTGCCATGATCGACGCGGCGATCGTCATGATCGAGAACGCGCACAAGCACCTCGAACGGGCCAAGCCGGGGCGTCAGCGGATCGCGGTCTTGATCGAGGCCGCCTCGGAGGTCGGGCCGGCGCTGTTCTTCAGTCTTCTGATCATCACCGTCTCCTTCATGCCGATCTTCACGCTGGAATCGCAGGAGGGACGGCTGTTCAGTCCCCTCGCCTTCACCAAGACGTTTTCGATGGCCGCCGCGGCGCTGTTGTCGGTCACGCTGGTGCCGGCGCTGATGGTGGTCTGCGTCCGCGGCCGGATCGTTCCCGAGCACAGGAATCCGATCAACCGGTTCCTGATCTGGATCTATCGGCCGGTAATCAAAGGCGTGATGCGCGCAAAAGTGCTGGTGATCCTGGCCTCGCTCGCGATCCTCGCGGTCACGATCTGGCCGGCACGGCAATTGGGCACCGAGTTCATGCCGAGCCTCAACGAAGGCACACTGCTCTATATGCCGACCACCCTGCCCGGCATTTCCGTGACCAAGGCGGCGGAACTGTTGCAGACGCAGGACCGCATCATCCGCTCATTCCCTGAGGTCGCGTCGGTCTACGGCAAGGCCGGCCGCGCCTCTACTGCCACCGATCCTGCGCCCTCGGAGATGTTCGAGACCATCATCAATCTGAAGCCGAAGGCGGAATGGCGGCCGGGGGTGACGACCGAGAGCCTGACCGCCGAGATGGACCGCGCGCTGCAGTTTCCCGGCGTTTCCAACGCCTGGACCATGCCGATCAGGGCGCGCATCGACATGCTGTCGACCGGCATCCGCACGCCGGTCGGGGTCAAGGTGATCGGCACCGACCTGGTCGAGATCGACAAACTTGCAAAGCAGATCGAGCAGGTTCTCAAGGCCGTGCCGGGAACCTCGTCGGCCTACGCCGAGCGCGCGCTCGGTGGCTATTATCTCGACGTGACGCCAGACCGCGCGGCGCTGGCGCGCTACGGCATCATGATTGGGGATGTCCAGGACGTCATTGCCACCGCGCTGGGCGGCCAGACCGTGACCACCACGGTGGAGGGCCGCCAGCGCTTTTCCGTCAATATGCGCTATCCGCGCGATCTCCGGAGCGACCCGCAGGCCATCGCCAGCGACGTGCTGGTGCCGCTGCCGAACGGCGGCGCGGTGCCGTTGGGAGAGGTGGCAAAAGTAGCACCCTCGCGCGGCCCGACCTCGATCCGCACCGAGAACGGGCAACTCGCCGTCTACATCTATGTCGACATCCGGGATCGCGATCTCGGCGGCTATGTCGCCGACGCGCAAGCGGCGGTGAGAGCAAGCATACAGTTTCCGGCCGGCGCCTATGTGGTGTGGAGTGGGCAGTACGAATACCTCGAACGCGCGGCGGCGCGGTTGAAGATCGTAGTGCCGGTGACGCTCGCGATCATCTTCCTGCTGCTTTATCTCAACTTCCGCTCCTTCACCGACACCATGATCGTGATGCTGTCGCTGCCGTTCGCGCTGGTCGGCGGGATCTGGCTGATGTGGTGGCTCGGCTTCAATCTCTCGGTCGCCGTCGCCGTCGGCTTCATCGCGCTCGCCGGCGTCGCCGCCGAGACCGGCGTGGTGATGCTGATCTATCTCAACCACGCCCTGGCGCAGACACAGGCGAGATGCGAGGCCGAAGGCCGCGCACTTTCGAGGGCCGATCTCTACGACGCCATCATGGAAGGCGCGGTCGAGCGGGTGCGCCCGAAGATGATGACCGTGGTCGCCATCATGGCGGGCCTCCTGCCGATCATGTGGAGCACCGGAACCGGCTCCGAAATCATGCAGCGGATCGCGGTTCCCATGATCGGTGGCATGATGTCGTCCACGTTGCTTACCTTGATTGTCATCCCCGTCATTTACGGGCTGGTCAGGGGATTTGGATTGCTTCGCGAACCGGATGTCGCAGTTCCAGCGGAACAGGATAGCCGGACAGGCGATCTGGGGCGTTCACAGGCAGCGGAATGA
- a CDS encoding efflux RND transporter periplasmic adaptor subunit has product MKRALLASATVAAVLAAAGGGFIGIRGHLHPTSAAAVAWVSPAVAQASDEPIYYQDPDGHPLYSLTPRKTQDGRDYRAVPPSADLSFEGEPIAAPATTVATDRKIKFYRNPMGLPDTSPTPKKDPMGMDYIPVYEGDDADDGSIKLSPGKIQRTGVKSEPAAPRVIRTAIRAFGTIQLDERRVSVISMRSESWVQKVTNVTTGTRVTKGQPLMEIYSPLISSAAAEYIATINSKTTGSSIVYGRGSRQRLQNLDVPDAVIAAMEKTGNVPIAIEWSAPRDGVVLERNAIEGMRAQPGDVLFRVADTSVVWAVIDVAERDLGSLQVGQPVIVRARSYPGREFAGQISVIYPQVNKDTRTARIRIELSNPDFALLPDMYVDAEIVTGNPQAVLAVPESAVLDTGSRQAVFVDKGEGRFEPRDIKLGHRGGGYVEIREGVVEGEPIVVAANFLIDAESNLKAALKGFSDAGEKQ; this is encoded by the coding sequence ATGAAACGCGCCCTCCTCGCGAGTGCCACCGTCGCCGCTGTGCTAGCGGCGGCGGGCGGCGGATTCATCGGTATCCGCGGGCACCTTCATCCCACAAGTGCCGCGGCCGTCGCGTGGGTTTCGCCGGCCGTCGCGCAGGCGAGCGACGAGCCGATCTATTATCAGGACCCGGACGGGCATCCGCTCTACTCGCTGACGCCCCGGAAAACGCAGGACGGACGCGATTACCGCGCCGTGCCGCCGAGCGCCGATCTCAGCTTCGAAGGCGAACCGATCGCCGCGCCTGCAACGACGGTCGCAACCGATCGCAAGATAAAGTTCTACCGCAACCCGATGGGATTGCCGGATACCTCGCCGACCCCGAAAAAGGATCCGATGGGGATGGACTACATCCCGGTCTATGAAGGCGACGATGCCGATGACGGCTCGATAAAGCTGTCGCCGGGAAAGATCCAGCGCACCGGCGTCAAGTCGGAGCCGGCAGCACCCCGCGTCATCCGCACGGCGATTCGCGCTTTCGGCACTATCCAGCTCGACGAGCGCCGGGTCTCCGTGATCTCGATGCGATCGGAGAGCTGGGTTCAGAAAGTCACCAATGTGACCACGGGCACCAGGGTGACAAAGGGCCAGCCCTTGATGGAGATCTATAGCCCGTTGATCTCCTCGGCGGCGGCCGAATACATCGCCACCATCAATTCCAAGACCACCGGCAGCAGCATCGTCTATGGGCGTGGCTCGCGGCAGCGGCTGCAAAATCTCGACGTGCCGGATGCCGTGATCGCCGCCATGGAAAAGACCGGAAACGTCCCGATCGCGATCGAATGGTCGGCGCCGCGCGACGGCGTCGTGCTCGAGCGCAATGCCATCGAGGGGATGCGCGCCCAGCCCGGCGACGTTCTGTTCCGCGTCGCGGACACTTCGGTGGTCTGGGCGGTGATCGACGTCGCGGAGCGCGACCTCGGTTCGCTCCAGGTCGGCCAGCCCGTCATCGTGCGCGCGCGAAGCTATCCGGGCCGCGAATTCGCGGGTCAAATCAGCGTGATCTATCCACAGGTGAACAAGGACACCCGCACCGCGCGCATCCGGATCGAATTGTCCAATCCGGATTTTGCCCTGTTGCCGGATATGTATGTCGACGCAGAGATCGTCACCGGCAATCCGCAAGCCGTGCTCGCCGTTCCCGAGAGCGCGGTGCTGGATACCGGCAGCCGGCAGGCGGTGTTCGTCGACAAGGGCGAAGGCCGATTCGAACCGCGCGACATCAAACTCGGCCATCGTGGCGGCGGCTATGTCGAGATACGCGAAGGCGTTGTCGAGGGCGAGCCGATCGTGGTCGCCGCCAATTTTCTGATCGACGCCGAAAGCAATCTGAAGGCGGCGTTGAAGGGCTTTTCGGACGCGGGAGAAAAGCAATGA
- a CDS encoding FixH family protein, translating into MKTLKFARALQAALCGIAVIGFAPSALADIKDYEFKLVEPTVAVGKDKIVTVQLVNKKTGKPVPDAVIFATHLDMGPEGMPEMATKIVREPGGEPGSYRFKAAFGMEGKWLLSLGAKVQGETGTVESKLVITAQK; encoded by the coding sequence ATGAAGACGTTGAAATTCGCGCGCGCCCTCCAGGCCGCGCTGTGCGGCATCGCCGTGATCGGTTTTGCGCCATCGGCGCTGGCCGACATCAAGGACTATGAATTCAAGCTGGTCGAGCCGACCGTCGCCGTCGGCAAGGACAAGATCGTCACCGTCCAGCTCGTCAACAAGAAGACCGGAAAGCCGGTGCCGGACGCGGTGATCTTCGCCACCCATCTCGACATGGGACCGGAAGGCATGCCGGAGATGGCCACCAAGATCGTGCGCGAGCCGGGCGGAGAGCCGGGCAGCTACCGCTTCAAGGCGGCCTTCGGCATGGAAGGCAAATGGCTGCTCTCGCTCGGCGCCAAGGTGCAGGGCGAGACCGGCACGGTCGAAAGCAAGCTCGTCATTACGGCGCAGAAATGA
- a CDS encoding hydroxymethylglutaryl-CoA lyase, which produces MTRVQDVYPGDRVSLREVGLRDGLQLVKQFPSTAAKQRWIREEFAAGVRHFEVGSFLPASTFPQFADVRDMVRTVASLPGAHGVALALNERGVNEALASGVAEIASVVSATEEHSQANARRSRDQAIANVKRLCELRDASAHKPVVNAAISMALGCSIAGPVDPKEVLKLVEKCLEAGVDFVTIADTVGYAGPKQVGELTAAVVKLSGAKPVCIHLHDTRGMGIANASAALDAGARILDGSLGGLGGCPFAPGATGNVVFEDLAFLCESKGFATGIDIEKLVAVRSILKAEMPNEPLYGGLARAGLPAGRTVPEGALAG; this is translated from the coding sequence ATGACCCGCGTTCAAGACGTTTATCCCGGTGATCGCGTATCCCTGCGCGAGGTGGGCCTGCGCGACGGCCTGCAACTGGTGAAGCAGTTTCCGTCGACGGCAGCAAAACAGCGCTGGATCCGCGAGGAATTTGCCGCGGGCGTGCGGCATTTCGAGGTCGGCTCATTCCTGCCCGCATCGACCTTTCCGCAATTCGCCGATGTCCGCGACATGGTCCGTACCGTGGCGTCACTTCCCGGTGCGCACGGCGTTGCGCTGGCGCTCAACGAGCGCGGCGTCAACGAGGCCCTGGCGTCGGGCGTTGCCGAAATCGCTTCCGTGGTCTCGGCCACCGAAGAGCACAGCCAGGCCAACGCCAGGCGCTCGCGCGACCAGGCCATCGCCAACGTCAAGCGGCTCTGCGAATTGCGCGACGCCAGCGCGCACAAGCCGGTCGTCAACGCTGCCATCTCGATGGCGCTCGGCTGTTCGATCGCGGGACCGGTCGACCCCAAAGAGGTGCTAAAACTCGTCGAAAAATGCCTGGAGGCCGGGGTCGACTTCGTCACCATCGCCGACACCGTCGGCTATGCCGGCCCGAAGCAGGTCGGCGAACTGACCGCGGCCGTCGTCAAGCTGTCCGGCGCCAAGCCGGTCTGCATTCATCTGCACGATACCAGGGGCATGGGCATCGCCAATGCATCCGCCGCGCTCGATGCCGGCGCCCGCATCCTCGACGGCTCGCTGGGCGGCTTGGGCGGCTGTCCGTTCGCGCCGGGCGCGACCGGCAACGTAGTGTTCGAGGATCTGGCGTTCCTCTGTGAAAGCAAGGGATTTGCCACCGGCATCGATATCGAGAAACTGGTCGCTGTGCGCTCGATCCTGAAAGCGGAGATGCCGAACGAGCCGCTCTACGGCGGGCTGGCCCGCGCCGGGCTGCCGGCGGGCAGAACCGTCCCGGAAGGGGCGCTTGCGGGCTGA